A region of the Mytilus galloprovincialis chromosome 1, xbMytGall1.hap1.1, whole genome shotgun sequence genome:
GCTTTCTGTTCAAGGGCGATTACTTCGTCTAGGGCTTTCCTTCGCAGGTTTTATGATGTCATAGggtctgtaaaaaataaaaaaccttTTTATTCAATTAGAATAAATAATGATCTCAGAGAAGATGCAAAAATTTGGCTGATTTTTCTGGAACATTTTAACGGAGATTGTTATCTATCAGAAAACACGTGGATAACAAATGAAACGTTGCCTTTGTACACGGACAGCTGTGGTAACTCTGATTTAGGTTGTGGTGCATATTTTGATGGTGAATGGGCACAATATAAATGGACGGAAGCATGGTCAAATATGCCAATCATGAGGGACATTACTTTTTTAGAGTTAGTAACAATTGTTTTAGCTATGTTTATATGGGCATCAAATTTCCAAAATCGAAAGATTTTATTTCGAATTGACATTATGGCATTAGTTAGCATTATCAATAAAAGAACTGCCAAGTCGAAGCGTGTGATGGCATTTATTCGCCCCCTTGTTCTTTTTACAATGCAGCACAATATTCAGTTTAAAGCACAACATATTGATggttgtaaaaatgaaattgcaGACTCGGTTTCTCGTTTTCAGTTGAAGAGATTCCGGGAACTAGCACCCGGGGCCGAGTCGGTTCCAGAAAACAACCCAGAAGAGTTCAGAGATTTGATATTGAGTTTGAAACAAACAGATTAATTAATTGTTCGCTTGCTCCTAATACAATGCAAGCTTATCAACGAGCTTTAAATGCTTTGGCTAAATTTAGGGATAGTTTTGATTTAGATCATAGTTTTCCAATACCATTGATCCACATTACTCAGTTCATTGCATACATGTCTTGCTTGGACATGGCTCCATCTACGGTGAAATGTTATATTTCAGCTATCAGTTTTTATAATAAGATTAATAATTACGAAGATATGTCCAAATTATTTGTTGTAAGGAAAATGATTGATGGAATGGCAAGGTCAAAGTTAAAGAGACCTGACAGTAGATTACCTATTACTATAgatctgttaaaaaatattataaaaattttgCCCGCTTTTTGTAGTTCCAGATATGAGGCTGTCTTATTTTCTAGTGCTTTTTCAATGGGATTTTTTGCATTTCTGCGGGTTGGTGAAATGACAACTGCATGTGGCAGGGAAGGGTCTAATCATgccattaaaattgaaaatgtggaGGTTACtaatcataatataaaaatatacttggCGTCTTCAAAAACAGACCAGCTAGGTCGAGGG
Encoded here:
- the LOC143047957 gene encoding integrase/recombinase xerD homolog — encoded protein: MQAYQRALNALAKFRDSFDLDHSFPIPLIHITQFIAYMSCLDMAPSTVKCYISAISFYNKINNYEDMSKLFVVRKMIDGMARSKLKRPDSRLPITIDLLKNIIKILPAFCSSRYEAVLFSSAFSMGFFAFLRVGEMTTACGREGSNHAIKIENVEVTNHNIKIYLASSKTDQLGRGTSIFVARQSDVGICLVKLLQEYLKIRPRIRGQLYCHFNGSPMTRYQFSGILKQALGYIGFDQSKYGTHSFRIGSATSATMLGFSDEKIKVMGRWSSDTFKSYIRIPQFLIKCR